The Puntigrus tetrazona isolate hp1 chromosome 19, ASM1883169v1, whole genome shotgun sequence genome has a segment encoding these proteins:
- the LOC122323266 gene encoding forkhead box protein H1-like — protein MLSETDMLVRRKYKRYSKHKITYLGLIAYIIWRAPEKKLTFYELMNAVTIFVDGDRKGLENNIRVCLSSNKCFVKVPINPGSPNAKRNFWRVDESEITPKILRRHFGGLRHVSPAKNETETGVITREPPAAEKKFSGPFSIESLLRRENGAPSRITPGTGRPENAFGGLTNFDWPRADFTRSYSHVYFPIYSLGQTNEACGRSSGSFKKMHSVSEASYRTAPESISPFNPAVARM, from the exons ATGTTGTCCGAGACAGACATGCTGGTCAGGAGAAAATACAAGAGATACTCCAAACACAAGATCACCTACCTGGGCCTGATCGCTTATATCATCTGGAGAGCGCCTGAGAAGAAATTAACGTTTTACGAG TTAATGAACGCGGTGACGATATTTGTGGATGGAGACAGAAAAGGTCTTGAGAATAATATCAGAGTGTGTTTATCGTCAAACAAGTGCTTCGTGAAG GTGCCTATAAATCCGGGGTCCCCGAATGCAAAGCGCAACTTCTGGAGAGTGGACGAAAGTGAAATCACCCCGAAGATACTGCGACGACACTTCGGCGGCCTGCGCCACGTCTCCCCCGCGAAGAATGAAACGGAAACCGGGGTCATCACCCGCGAACCCCCCGCGGCGGAGAAGAAGTTCAGCGGGCCGTTTTCGATAGAGTCCCTTCTGCGGCGGGAAAACGGCGCCCCCTCGAGGATCACACCTGGAACCGGGAGACCGGAAAACGCGTTTGGGGGCCTCACGAATTTTGACTGGCCCCGTGCAGACTTCACCAGATCATATTCACACGTTTATTTTCCTATCTACAGTCTGGGCCAAACGAATGAGGCCTGCGGTCGCTCCAGTGGATCCTTCAAGAAGATGCACTCAGTCTCTGAAGCGTCTTACCGTACAGCTCCTGAGAGCATCAGCCCATTCAATCCAGCTGTGGCCCGGATGTAA